A genomic region of Micromonospora sp. NBRC 110009 contains the following coding sequences:
- a CDS encoding mycothiol-dependent nitroreductase Rv2466c family protein: protein MTERVAVDMWFDPLCPWAWITSRWLLEVEQVRDVEIRFHVMSLSVLNEGRELPEEYQDLMKKGWGPVRVCIAVEQAHGGETLAKLYTAMGTRIHLGKEPLGREMLVGALSEVGLDPALADAAESSAYDEALRASHEAGMRPVGTEVGTPVIHAPGPDGGKVAFFGPVITPAPKGEAAGKLWDGVLLVAGTPGFYELKRTRDLGPIFD from the coding sequence GTGACCGAACGTGTCGCCGTGGACATGTGGTTCGACCCGCTGTGCCCGTGGGCGTGGATCACCTCCCGCTGGCTGCTGGAGGTCGAGCAGGTCCGGGACGTGGAGATCCGTTTCCACGTGATGAGCCTCTCCGTGCTCAACGAGGGCCGGGAGCTGCCCGAGGAGTACCAGGACCTGATGAAGAAGGGCTGGGGTCCGGTGCGGGTCTGCATCGCCGTCGAGCAGGCGCACGGCGGGGAGACGCTGGCGAAGCTCTACACCGCCATGGGCACCCGGATCCACCTGGGCAAGGAGCCGCTCGGCCGGGAGATGCTGGTCGGCGCGCTCAGTGAAGTCGGGCTGGACCCGGCACTCGCCGACGCCGCCGAGTCGTCCGCGTACGACGAGGCGCTGCGGGCCAGCCACGAGGCGGGCATGCGGCCGGTCGGCACCGAGGTCGGCACCCCGGTGATCCACGCCCCCGGTCCGGACGGCGGCAAGGTCGCCTTCTTCGGCCCGGTGATCACCCCGGCGCCGAAGGGCGAGGCGGCCGGCAAGCTCTGGGACGGCGTCCTGCTGGTCGCCGGCACCCCGGGCTTCTACGAGTTGAAGCGCACCCGGGACCTGGGCCCGATCTTCGACTGA